Part of the Gigantopelta aegis isolate Gae_Host chromosome 15, Gae_host_genome, whole genome shotgun sequence genome is shown below.
CCCAATGCCTGTTTGATTAGTgatgttctgtaaataattaCGTTTTGGAGGTGGATGCCGCATTACTTTGTGACAGCTGTTTCTGCTGCAGTTATTTCTCTATGCTCAGGCCTCAGAAAATTGCAAGAATGATCGTTTAGTTCGCACATTTGCTTGCGTgaatctaattttgcataatttattttttgttcgtACGTGAAATTTGGACCACCATTTACTTGAATATAATGAGTTGCACAAAAAGGACATGGCAGGGCTCGAAGTTTTTTCCgacggcaatttttaaaagaattgcaatgggtgaaacagtccaccgacggcaatATTGAGCCTGCCtgtggcaatttttaaaaatgtgacatttgcagtaaataaacatgactgaaaggctatcttgttgtatgtagacatcttttaaatgtgcaaatgttaaatattggcagataatgtacacctggtgtatacatttcaccattgttgaggagctttatcgACAGCataaaagtgccatcggtgatgctctctacctacggcaatttatatctcaatgatggcaattgctgtcagtgccgccattaagttcgagccctgaaatGGGTTACTAGGATTTATTTCTgcataaccgataaatgggtcacgcaaACTTTCAATTCTTAGTATTTGGTATaaatgtatactcaacaacaaaagtttagcaaatatcttttatgacatTTAAggtgtacaggctggtaggtgcttggtacggatcccagttgaggcatgggatttttaatccagataccaactccaaaccctgagtgagtgctccacaaggctcaatgggtaggtgtaatccacttgcaccgaccagtgatccataactggttcaacaaaggccatggtttgtgctatcttgcctgtgggaagtgcaaataaaagatcccttgctgataatcggaaagtgtagcccatgaagtgccgacagcgggtttcctttcaaaatctgtgtggtccttaaccatatgtctgacgccatataaccgtaaataaaatgtgttgagtgcattgataaataaaacatttctttcttcttctttttttataacatttaaattttccatggttgaataaacataaaagaaaaccaggccctcctgttgtgttaaggcaaaggttggtgagtttatgttgtttataaatggtaaacatttcacaagtgaatactaattaataaaaattgattaattcataaatgttatgccatttcttttaacattagctaaacttttgttgttgagtatatattttcatcatccccccccccccccccccgccaaccATGAGAGAAATTGTGAACTATATTCTCATGCTTAATTTGTGAAAGGAAATAAATCTTCCAGGAAATTGGTAACGTTTCCATctagagttatttcccttataTATGTTACACTGAAATAACATTATTCATGGAAGACTGACACCACAATGCCAAcctatgacgactggactataccctatttttagttttagatttagttttagttttgttttagtcattacTTATGTTAGTTGTTACGTTATGttagttaaagttacattagttaactttagttttgttttgttcagttgAGTTTTgttgagttttgttttgttttgtttgtttagtttaggttagtttagtttttttcttttcttttcatttcttttcattttaaattctattaacttttgctattttcaaaattatgcCAGTTTTCAactcttgattagcgatatttcttgtctattgaaaattgattagcaactactgtttatttttcaaaaccaagtagcgatctctgaaacttatgTAGCAAATCGCgacatgatactgaacaaaatgttccctctATCCCTGTAATGCTGTTATCTGAAATATGTTTTGCTGTAAGtggatttattattaaaaacattcaaataattactatgcattttaattttaatatgtacacacacacacacacacacacacacacacaatgtctgTCACAAAACGATAAACacagttttataaaatgttttaaaaaaaaggacttCTGCTATTATATTACACAGTTCATGGCATTATGTTCTGATTTTCATACTCATTTTTTGAAATTCCATCCTTCAGttactttaattatttcaacttaAGACCACCCATTGTGGGCATGATATGATTTACATAGAAagcgtaaaaataaaatactcttttgcaaaaaattactaaaatggaTTTATCGGTTTTTGCATCTGAACTATTCATATGTttctgtgttttatttgttgtttgttttgtttttcttcttcagaatGTCAGCATTCTAATTTTCCCAGAAAACGGCTTGTATGGTCCTGGTTTCGCCAGAGAGGCACTGTGGCCATATTTGGAATTTGTCCCAGATCCGTTGAGCATCCAGTCCTGGAATCCATGCGAAGAACCTGACCGCTATTCCAGGTCGGACGTACAACACAGACTGAGCTGTCTCGCCAACAGCACCTCACTCTTCCTCGTCGCCAACATCGGCTACGGCCAGCCTTGCAGCGGTAGCGACTGTCCTCTGGATGGCCACTTCCAGTACAGCACCAACGTCGTGTACAATTCAACGGGAGCATTCATCGCTCGATACCTGAAACAAAACCCGATGAAGGAGCATCAGTTTGATGCCCCGCAGGATGTGGATGTTGTTTCCTTCGAGACTCCGTTTGGTAAATTTGGCTTGATCACGAACTGGGATCTGCTGTTCCACGACCCAACGGTGAAGCTTGTGGAGGATTTGGACATTGGTAACCTCATCCTGCCATCCTCATGGGTGGACGTGGCCCCGTTTCTGATGGCTGTTGAGTACCACTCTGCCTTCGCCATGGGTCTAGGGGTGAATGTGCTGGCTGCCAATTTACACCTGTTGAACGACAGCATCCAGGGCAGTGGGATCTACACCCCAGAAGGTCCTGCTGTCTATTACTACAACACCTCCGACACAAGCGGAAGGCTCTTGGTGTCGGAGGTGAAGAACATTTCGAAGCCCTTTAGATACAGTTCGGAAAAaattaacattcctttctttaatGTATCTCGAGAACTTACACCTGAGGGCCATAAGGGAAGCAACTCTACTCATTTTCAGTCCCTTGTTAACCACGATTTGTTCAATATTGTGAAGCTCACAGACAAAAATGCCACATTGAAAGTCTGTCAAAAGAAGTTGTGCTGCAAGATGGAGTACTCTATGAGTCCTGTAGAAAACGAAACATTTGTGTTTGGGGCTTTCGACGGGTTTCACACTTACGAAGGTCACTACTACACACAGATCTGTGCTCTGttgaaatgtaaaaatatatcgtCGGCCTCTTGCAATTCGTCCGTTACCATCATCGACACAAATTTCACCAGTCTTCATATTAGAGGGACGTTCAAAACACAATATGTGTACCCAGAACTGATGGTGGCCAATCAAGGAGTTGCCTCCCTTGCTCCTGGAAAGTTCCAATTCCGCGATCATTCGCTGGTGTTCTCAAATGCCTCGCTACACCTGCTCTCTGCCTCCCTGTATTCCAGAGTGTACCCTAAAATCACAAACTCGGCCAGTGCTCCAGTTATAACCAGACTCTGTTTGCCGCCATTTGCAATTTTTATCATTTCCTTATTCAGAATAGTTTATTGAAGGTTGGTTGAGaacagttaatttaatacatgaaTCCATTTGCATTTTTTCTGAAGCACACctccattaattagcagtacagagagtaaaacaagaaataacgacaaatgttttaaagagacTATGTGGCAATTTTAATCAGTGGCCACCTGTGTTAAGCGGctacttttatctactcccttgtgtgaccgcttaagacaggtttggctgtacttacatttaataattacaatattcattttgtacacctgaagtgtttctggtcatctaggtttttgtaataccccaaaatcaGGGGTTCTAGACTTGTTTAAATTCACTTGCCATGGAGCCATTGGATTTGAACATACATtggccatggtgaaaaattcacgtgcccaattttaactgttgataatGATAGCAAAAaaccagtaaattaaaataattaaccttttaatgtacattttgcatactgagatcatgtttaatcaatttgtcaatttacacaaTAGATAGGCTCATTAGATTTGTTTATGATTTGCTCAGAGAAACATTGAAACAATTTTCATtagtttagaataaagttactAAAGTAACCAcctaggttataaaaaataatccctGTTGCATATTACAACAATgaacagtattaaaaacaaattaatattttattgcttatgaatgagtatatatatgtgtatttatttacttatgaatgggacacacacacacacacacaccccaccttcccagcaaaaaaacaaaacaaaaaagcccaaaagaaacaagaacctttattagcataaatGTATTACTGTTTAAGGCTTACAACCTCCCCCACTCGAgcacacacaaaattagtaattttttaatgtaggtactttattaaatttatctatttcatgatattgtgtacttaatttttttttttattaaaaacatttattatgtggtattttataaattaaattaacaatttttttttttttttaccacttgCCATTGGGATCGCAAAAAGTAACTTTTACTGGCCCTATAATCCAAAAACCACTGACATGGGGCATcaggccaccgtattctagaacctctgaaaatgcatttttcataattctaaaaacacatattcctctgagaaataatggttatcgagaccaGCTCTGGTTATTTTTAGATTGTCGTTtcccatttaaacatcacagactttagcttctctcaaccggcctcggtggcatcgtggttaggccatcggtcaacaggctggtaggtactgggttcggatccctgtcgaggcatgggatttttaatccagataccgactccaaacccagagtgagtgctccacaaggctcaatgggtaggtgtaaaccacttgcaccgaccagtcatccataactggttgaacaaaggccatggtttgtgctgtcctgcctgtgggaagcgcaaataaaagatcccttgctgttaatcagaaagagtagcccatgaagtggcgacagcgggtttcccttcaaaatctgtgtggtccttaatcatatgtctgatgccatataaccgtaaataaaatgtgttgagtgtagcgttaaataaaaagaaagaaatgttttatttaacgacgcactcaacacattttatttacagttcaTTTTCACAGACTAAAGCTAGGGTCTACACCTCTAAGATTTTGGGGGGGGTGGAGttgcgggacatagcccagtggtaaaagtgttcgcttgatgtgtggttagtttgggatcgatccccgtcattggacccattgagctatatctcattccaaccagtgcaccacgactggtatatcaaagactgtggtatgtcttatcctgtctgagggatgatgcatataaaagttcccttgatactaatggaaaactgtagcggatttcctctcttaagcctgtatgtcgaaattaccaaataattgacatccaatagccaatgattaataaatcaatgtgctctagtggtgtcgttaaacaaaaacaaaatttaacttggAAGATCTGTGAGAATTACAGttcgttttttctttctttaggTGTTAAGTATATTTTTAGATGAAATTGTTcaaatgtattgtattgtggaTCAAAACTAcacaattttttatatatatttttggataaaattattgaaattgTGTGTTACATTTTgtcaataaagtaaaaaaaaatatatgagtGACAAAATGGTtggagtttttaattttcaaaaccataTCTGATCACATCAGAGTCAAAAGGATGTTTTGTCAATGTCATGACTGATCCCATGTATTTTACTATTAAGAGGACTAGTAAGTTACTAACAGGGCAATTCCATGGTCaagtaaatgaaaatatgttttagtcacTTATAATGCAACAAATGCATTAACCGTAAATGCAGCAATATTTtacgaaaaaaattatattaacacatttatcaGTATAATTTTATACATAAGTGAGTAGAAATACAAAtctgtatacataattaatcCCAGATATATCCTTTGTCAgttgacataatatataaaataaatatttgtatttcaagcTGACTTTTATCCACAGTTTTTACATGTGTGTTACTTATGTACGTCCGGCACCAAAatgttgcattttatttttaatctccACTTCTACCCactggttttaaaatgttactaattgagatgcaatgttaattttatatggttcattaatacatgtaaaaacagTTGCTGAATAATATTATCAATATGTAGCAGTTGCCATGCTACTGTGGTGCTGTATATCCAGCACCATAACGCCTGCTTATTATTTCCCATTTTgatac
Proteins encoded:
- the LOC121390479 gene encoding pantetheinase-like, whose amino-acid sequence is MFHSSTRMLNDVFNIDINKADGTSSADIADAVKCYVCIYMMVERSILVHRYLMPSTPSRMATRLFVCLFLLSCGLCDKFKVAVYEHVVILPNTLTHVVTRPQAVELMEKNLKIYETQARRAHDQNVSILIFPENGLYGPGFAREALWPYLEFVPDPLSIQSWNPCEEPDRYSRSDVQHRLSCLANSTSLFLVANIGYGQPCSGSDCPLDGHFQYSTNVVYNSTGAFIARYLKQNPMKEHQFDAPQDVDVVSFETPFGKFGLITNWDLLFHDPTVKLVEDLDIGNLILPSSWVDVAPFLMAVEYHSAFAMGLGVNVLAANLHLLNDSIQGSGIYTPEGPAVYYYNTSDTSGRLLVSEVKNISKPFRYSSEKINIPFFNVSRELTPEGHKGSNSTHFQSLVNHDLFNIVKLTDKNATLKVCQKKLCCKMEYSMSPVENETFVFGAFDGFHTYEGHYYTQICALLKCKNISSASCNSSVTIIDTNFTSLHIRGTFKTQYVYPELMVANQGVASLAPGKFQFRDHSLVFSNASLHLLSASLYSRVYPKITNSASAPVITRLCLPPFAIFIISLFRIVY